Proteins encoded by one window of Ursus arctos isolate Adak ecotype North America unplaced genomic scaffold, UrsArc2.0 scaffold_22, whole genome shotgun sequence:
- the NLRP10 gene encoding LOW QUALITY PROTEIN: NACHT, LRR and PYD domains-containing protein 10 (The sequence of the model RefSeq protein was modified relative to this genomic sequence to represent the inferred CDS: inserted 1 base in 1 codon; deleted 2 bases in 1 codon; substituted 1 base at 1 genomic stop codon), translating into MAQTHNPRDALLWALSDLEEKSFKLFKFHLRDRSLLEGRPRLVRRELEGLGAVDLASRLISLYGAREAVKVVLGVLRVMNLLESVDQLSHVCLNDYREIYRERVRCLEERQEGGICGSYNQLLLEAKSSPGSPESSACPVLEQELDSVSVETXDPGEKPYQTPPTVLLQGSAGTGKTTLARKIVLDWAAGTGTLYPGRFDYVFYVSCREVVLLQEGNPDQLLFWCCGDNRAPVEEMLREEKRLLFILDGFDELQRPFAKGWKRLSPSPMETVLHRLIRRKLFPMCSLLITTRPVALQNLKPLLQQSLHIHVLGFSEEERRRYFSSYFTDEEQARNAFDIVQGNDVLYKSCQIPGICWVICSWLKEQMERGREISETPSNGTDIFMAYVSTFLPPSDNAGCSKLTGHRVLSGLCSLAAEGIQHWRFMFEEADLRKHNLDGTNLNAFPSSTRYQEEHILKTFYTFCHISFQEFLHAMSYLVKEDXSQLGKESRKELKKLLDDEKEAENEEMTLSLQFLLDMLKKETSSSFELKFSLKVSPLVKQECVYFKEQMKSRKHKGAWDLEFPLNPSKIRNLVKGVQISDVSFKIGQSDKKTSHDRNSFSVKTSLSNGWKEKQKCPAVDKGNIAETQKEGPNGKGRETEK; encoded by the exons ATGGCCCAGACCCACAACCCCCGGGATGCACTGCTCTGGGCCTTGAGCGATCTTGAGGAGAAAAGCTTCAAGCTATTCAAGTTCCACTTACGGGACAGGAGCCTGCTTGAAGGGCGGCCGCGGCTGGTGCGTAGGGAGCTGGAGGGCCTGGGCGCGGTGGACCTGGCTTCTCGGCTGATTTCCCTGTACGGAGCACGGGAGGCTGTGAAGGTGGTGCTCGGGGTCTTGAGGGTCATGAACCTGCTGGAATCTGTGGACCAGCTCAGCCACGTTTGTCTGAATG ATTACAGAGAAATATACCGAGAGCGTGTGCGCTGCCTGGAGGAGAGGCAAGAGGGAGGGATCTGTGGCAGCTACAATCAACTGCTCCTGGAGGCCAAGTCTAGCCCAGGGAGCCCAGAATCGTCCGCCTGCCCCGTCCTGGAGCAGGAGTTGGACTCTGTCTCAGTGGAGA CTGATCCAGGAGAAAAGCCCTACCAAACCCCGCCCACGGTGCTGCTACAGGGGTCCGCCGGCACCGGAAAGACAACGCTGGCCAGAAAAATAGTGCTGGACTGGGCCGCTGGCACC GGCACCCTGTACCCAGGCCGGTTTGACTATGTCTTTTATGTCAGCTGCAGAGAAGTGGTCCTGTTGCAGGAGGGCAACCCGGACCAGCTCCTCTTCTGGTGTTGTGGGGACAACCGAGCGCCCGTCGAAGAGATGCTGAGGGAGGAGAAGCGGCTGCTGTTCATCCTGGATGGCTTTGACGAGCTGCAGAGGCCCTTTGCAAAGGGCTGGAAGAGGCTGAGTCCGAGCCCCATGGAGACCGTGCTGCACCGTCTAATTAGGAGAAAGCTGTTTCCCATGTGTTCACTCCTTATCACCACCCGGCCGGTGGCTTTGCAGAATCTGAAGCCCTTGTTGCAGCAATCGCTCCATATTCACGTGCTAGGCTtctcggaggaggagaggaggaggtatTTCAGctcttatttcacagatgaggagcaAGCCAGAAATGCCTTTGACATTGTACAAGGAAATGACGTTCTCTACAAATCATGTCAAATTCCAGGCATTTGCTGGGTGATCTGCTCCTGGCTcaaggagcagatggagaggggcagagagatctCAGAGACTCCCAGTAACGGCACGGACATCTTCATGGCCTATGTCTCCACCTTCCTGCCGCCCAGCGACAATGCAGGCTGCTCCAAGCTTACTGGGCACAGGGTCCTGAGCGGTCTGTGCTCCTTGGCAGCTGAGGGGATCCAGCACTGGAGGTTCATGTTTGAAGAAGCTGACCTCAGGAAGCACAATTTAGATGGGACCAACCTCAATGCTTTCCCGAGCAGCACGCGTTACCAAGAGGAACATATCCTCAAGACGTTCTATACCTTCTGTCACATTAGCTTCCAGGAGTTTCTTCATGCCATGTCCTATCTGGTGAAAGAGGACTAGAGCCAGTTGGGGAAAGAGTCCCGGAAAGAACTGAAAAAGCTTCTGGATgatgagaaagaggcagagaatgaGGAGATGACCCTCAGTCTGCAGTTTTTATTGGACATGTTGAAAAAAGAGACCTCCTCAAGCTTTGAGCTAAAGTTCTCCCTCAAAGTTTCTCCCTTGGTAAAGCAGGAGTGCGtgtattttaaagaacaaatgaaatctAGAAAGCATAAAGGGGCCTGGGATTTGGAATTCCCCCTGAATCCATCTAAAATAAGGAATCTGGTAAAGGGTGTTCAGATAAGTGATGTATCGTTCAAGATTGGACAGTCAGATAAAAAGACGTCCCACGACAGGAACTCATTTTCTGTCAAAACCAGCTTGAGTAATGgatggaaagagaagcagaaatgtCCTGCTGTGGACAAAGGTAATATAGCAGAGACACAAAAGGAGGGTCCTAATGGAAAAGGCAGAGAGACTGAGAAATGA